The genome window CAAGTGTTGTAACTTCCACTCGGTCGTTTGATCTTAAATTGCGTTCTGCTTTATCGTACGCTCTATCAATTAATCTTCTTACGGTGTCTTCTTTTCCTATATTTTCAGAAACAGCTTTCATAAACTCCGGGTCAAATGCGCTATCTATGCCAATAGATTTAGCCAATTTGCTCATTTGTGCCATGTAATCAATTACATCTTGGTTTTGTTTGTAGGCAGTTGCATAGCCCAAACAAGCCCCGTATCCGCCTAAATTAGCCGCTTGCTGAAATTTAGAACTATACGAAGATGCTTTAGAGGTAGAGTTCATCGAGTTTTTATTGTAATTGTACCCTGCTTTTGATAGAACAGAGGTTAAATCGCTAGGCGATGGAATGCTGCCTCGTAAAATGGTCATATCGCCTCTTACATCTTGGCTAAGCGTATCTGTGGTTGTTTGTACATCTACTACTTGTTCTTCTTTGTTTCCGCCACATGCACTCATTAATAGAGTAGCACCTAAAATTACGAATACACTTTTATTTACTTTTATCATACGATTGTTTTGTTTTTGCTTTGCAAATTTACTACATCTATTACTCATTGACCACCCCCATGGCCGAAAATTTTTCAATTCTTTTGTTTATTCGGTCTTCCGGAGATAGTTTTTTAAGGTCTTTGTACTGTTTAAGTATTTCATTTTTTACCGTTTCAAAAATCTGGCTAGGGTTAGAGTGTGCACCACCAATAGGTTCCGGCACTATTCCGTCTATCAGTTTTTGAGCCATCATGTCGTTGGCAGTAAGTTTTAAGCTGCTGGCGGCTTGTTCTTTAAAATCCCAACTGCGCCATAGGATAGATGAGCATGATTCCGGAGAAATTACCGAATACCAGGTGTTTTCCAACATCAATACTTTATCGCCAATACCAATGCCCAACGCACCACCCGATGCTCCCTCGCCAATAATAATACATATTACCGGCACTTTGAGCTGTGTCATTTCTAATAAGTTTTTTGCAATTGCCTCGCCTTGCCCACGCTCTTCTGCTTCTAAGCCGGGGTAAGCTCCGGGAGTATCAATAAACGTAACAATGGGTCTGTTAAATTTTTCGGCTAGCTTCATTAATCGCAACGCTTTGCGGTATCCTTCCGGATTAGGCATCCCAAAGTTGCGGTACTGAC of Bacteroidota bacterium contains these proteins:
- a CDS encoding acetyl-CoA carboxylase carboxyltransferase subunit alpha; the encoded protein is MTYLDFEKPIGELIEQLDKIKQAAEKGKIDVSKAVTDLENKIQEKRKEIFQNLTPWQRVQVSRHPERPYTLSYIEAITNNTFIELHGDRTVKDDKAMIGGFGNINDQTFMFVGQQKGNNTKMRQYRNFGMPNPEGYRKALRLMKLAEKFNRPIVTFIDTPGAYPGLEAEERGQGEAIAKNLLEMTQLKVPVICIIIGEGASGGALGIGIGDKVLMLENTWYSVISPESCSSILWRSWDFKEQAASSLKLTANDMMAQKLIDGIVPEPIGGAHSNPSQIFETVKNEILKQYKDLKKLSPEDRINKRIEKFSAMGVVNE